In the genome of Anabaena cylindrica PCC 7122, the window AAGCAGTGGGTAACTTTTTTGGCAGCGTGATTGGTTTTGAAGCGTCTTGGGCATTTATGCTCGAAGCTGCTTTTTTAGGGATTATGCTATTTGGTTGGGAGCGTGTCAACCCTACCATTCACTATCTTTCTACCATTTTGGTAGCGGTGGGTGCTAACCTTTCCACTTTGTGGATTTTAACAGCTAATTCTTGGATGCAAACTCCCGCAGGTGGGGAATTAGTCGATGGTAAATTTATTGTCCATGATTACTTTCAGGCTATTTTAAATCCCTTCATGGTTAACAGTGTGCTGCATATGTTTTTTGCCACATTGGAGACATCACTATTTGTGATTGGGGGAATTAGTGCTTGGTATATTCTCAGACAAAGCCATCCAGCTTTCTTTTCCCGTTCCTTGAAAATAGCTTTAGCAGCTGCGATCGCAGTCGCTCCCCTTCAAATATACATCGGACACCTCAGCGGTGAACAAGTTTATCACTATCAACCAACCAAATTAGCAGCAATGGAAGCCCAGTGGGAATCATCCCCAGCGGGAAAACCTGCTGACTGGAGTATACTTGCTATACCCAACGAAAAAGCCCAAAAAAACGACTGGGAAATTACCATTCCCAACGCTTTAGGATACATTCTCGAATTTAAACAAAATCTTTCAGAACCACTACGGGGTTTAAAAGAGTGGAAACCAGAAGACCGTCCCCACATGATAGGTTTAATATATTATGCCTTCCGCATCATGATTGGCATTGGCTTCTTCTTCGCTGGACTGATGTTATTAAGTACCTTGCAATGGTTACGAGGTAAACTTTCAGCCGAGAATATTAGTAAACAACGTTGGTTAATGGTGGGTTGGGTATTAGCAGCCCCTCTAGGATACATCGCTGTGGAATCAGGTTGGATAGTTCGTTGTGTGGGAAGACAACCTTGGATACTTTATGGACAAATCCGCACAGTAGACGCAGCCTCTCATTTACCTGCTAGTAATGTCTTAGTTTCCCTAACCAGCTTTGCCACAGTTTACAGCATTTTATTTATAGCCGCTTTGTATTTTGGTAGTCGCATTATTCGTAACGGCCCCAATCTTGATTTACCAATTCCCGGTGTAGAAATTACCAAACCCGCAGTTGATACCACACCAGGAGAATTTTTACCAGATGAACGTCCTGTAGAAGCACAACAATAACATTAGGAGATTTTTAAATATTTTCATCGTAGAGATATTTCATGAAATGTCTCTACAGAATTTACAACATCCGTAGGGTGGGTTAGCCATAGCGTAACCATAAGAATTCAGGAGTCAGGAGTCAGGAGTCAGGAGGAAGAAGGAAGAAGAAGAAAGGAGTAAGAAAGGAGGAAGAAAGGAGGAAGAAGAAGAATATTTTTCTGTTCCCTGCTATATCAAACATTCTGTATCCTGAATCCTTACGTCAATTTACATATTCAAATTACATCAACTTATGGAAACACTACAATATTTTCTTCCCCAAGTTTGGTTTGTAATCTTAGGTTTATTTCTCTTTCTTTACGTCATGTTAGATGGATTTGATTTAGGAGTGGGCATATTATCTCTCACATCTTCTGATGAAGAACGTCGGGGGCTGTTAATGACCAGTCTAAGTAATATTTGGGATGCTAATGAAACTTGGCTAGTCCTCATGGCTGGAGGTTTGTTTGGTGCATTCCCTCTTGCTTACGGCACAATATTAAATGCCTTATATATCCCCATTTTGGTGATGATATTTGGCTTTATCTTTCGGGGTGTAGCCTTTGAGTTTCGGGAATTATCTCGACGTAAATTATTTTGGAATTTAGCTTTTGGTGCAGGTAGCTTCGGTGCTGCACTTGGACAAGGTTTTGCGTTAGGTGCGGTCTTGCAAGGTATTAATGTCGATCAAAAAGGGCATTTTATTGGTAGTACCTGGGACTGGTTAAGTCTACCATCTGTATTGGTAGCGTTAACCTTAATTCAAGGCTATGTTTTGATTGGTTCAACATATCTTGTCTGGAAAACCACCGGAGAATTGCAAGAGACTCACTATAAAACTGCAAAACTAGCTGCTTGGACAACTTTAATCGGTGCAGTTTTGATTACAATCACCACACCTTTAATTTATGAAGGTGCGAGAATGCGGTTATTTCAACAACCGTTAGTTTATATTTTTGCAGTTATTCCCATTTTAGGA includes:
- a CDS encoding cytochrome ubiquinol oxidase subunit I, which encodes MEFLSDSVLLSRLQFALTAIFHMLWPVLTTGMGIYLVIIEGVWLKTRNPDYYLHARFWSKFYVLNFGIGVATGIPMEFQFGTNWAPFSEAVGNFFGSVIGFEASWAFMLEAAFLGIMLFGWERVNPTIHYLSTILVAVGANLSTLWILTANSWMQTPAGGELVDGKFIVHDYFQAILNPFMVNSVLHMFFATLETSLFVIGGISAWYILRQSHPAFFSRSLKIALAAAIAVAPLQIYIGHLSGEQVYHYQPTKLAAMEAQWESSPAGKPADWSILAIPNEKAQKNDWEITIPNALGYILEFKQNLSEPLRGLKEWKPEDRPHMIGLIYYAFRIMIGIGFFFAGLMLLSTLQWLRGKLSAENISKQRWLMVGWVLAAPLGYIAVESGWIVRCVGRQPWILYGQIRTVDAASHLPASNVLVSLTSFATVYSILFIAALYFGSRIIRNGPNLDLPIPGVEITKPAVDTTPGEFLPDERPVEAQQ
- the cydB gene encoding cytochrome d ubiquinol oxidase subunit II — its product is METLQYFLPQVWFVILGLFLFLYVMLDGFDLGVGILSLTSSDEERRGLLMTSLSNIWDANETWLVLMAGGLFGAFPLAYGTILNALYIPILVMIFGFIFRGVAFEFRELSRRKLFWNLAFGAGSFGAALGQGFALGAVLQGINVDQKGHFIGSTWDWLSLPSVLVALTLIQGYVLIGSTYLVWKTTGELQETHYKTAKLAAWTTLIGAVLITITTPLIYEGARMRLFQQPLVYIFAVIPILGIWLIWQLLQSLNRQEERAPFVWTILLFVLTFLGLGLIVFPYIIPRQITIYEAAADPSSLVIMIIFIGFLIPVMLFYNLYQYIVFRGKVTGGEYGE